Genomic segment of Gammaproteobacteria bacterium:
CGACCCTGGACATCGAGACCTTCGGCACCCAGTCCTGTCAGTATCTGCAGGCGCATGGCTTCATCCCACCGCACATCGAGCTGGCCTACCGCACGCTCACCGAGGACCTGCTGCGGCAGATCGATACCGCCTTCCGGCGCGCCGGCGACGTCACCCACATCCGCCTGCACGGCGACTGCCACCCGGGCAACATCCTCTGGACCGATGACGGCCCGCACTTCGTCGATCTGGACGACTGCCGCAGCGGCCCGGCGGTACAGGATCTGTGGATGCTGCTGTCTGGCGATCGCCACGAGATGGCGCTGCAGCTGTCCGAGATCGTCGCCGGCTACGAGCTGTTCCGCGACTTCGACCGTCGCGAGCTGCACCTGATCGAAGCGCTGCGCACGCTGCGCATGCTGCACTACGCCGCCTGGATCGCACGTCGCTGGGACGACCCCGCCTTTCCACAGGCCTTCACCTGGTTCAACACACCACGCTACTGGGAAGAGCATATCCTGCAGCTGCGCGAGCAGGCCGCGGCGCTGGACGAGCCGCTGCTGGCAGTGTGAGGGCGGACGATGGCCACGGGCCGCTCGTAGGGTGCGTCGAGGCGCAGCCTGACACACCGGGCCCCGCGCCACTGGCAGTGTGAGGGCCAAAACGGCAATGGCCACGGAAACACACGGAAGCACACAGAATGTAAAATCCACCGCAGGGCCGCCTTCCGTGTTCTTCCGTGTGTTTCCGTGGCCAATGTCTGTATCCGCCTGCACCAACAGACCGGTGAGGCAGGTGAGCACGGCCCGCGTGGGTGGTATTATCTGCCGGCATTTTCACCGGTCTGACATGACAGCGAGGTCTCTATGTGGAACTGGCGCCTTTCCCTGCTGCTCGGCGTGGCACTGCTCACATCCGCCTGCGCCTGGGTCAAGCCCACCGAACAGGCACGCGAGGTGCGTGTCGCGGAAGCGGCGGACGTAATGAACTGCCGCAAGGTCGGCACCACCACCGTATCGGTGCTGGACAACGTCGCTGGTGTCCCGCGCAGCTACCGCACCATGAGCGAGGAACTGGCGACCCTGGCACGCAACGAGGCACCCAACCTCGATGGTGACACCGTCGTGCCGGTCGGCGACATCGTCAACGGCCAGCGCACCTTCGATGTTTACCACTGCCGGCCGGACCCGCAGGGTGGA
This window contains:
- a CDS encoding serine/threonine protein kinase, producing the protein MTDSPHVPVYAGLDPDTVLQAVEARGHATSGHLLALNSYENRVYQIGLEGGGFLVAKFYRPGRWDDAAILEEHAFTLELADAEIPVVAPVRSDDGDTLFEYAGFRFALFPRRGGRWPDLDDPDKLEWLGRFLGRIHAVGEVRAFAHRPTLDIETFGTQSCQYLQAHGFIPPHIELAYRTLTEDLLRQIDTAFRRAGDVTHIRLHGDCHPGNILWTDDGPHFVDLDDCRSGPAVQDLWMLLSGDRHEMALQLSEIVAGYELFRDFDRRELHLIEALRTLRMLHYAAWIARRWDDPAFPQAFTWFNTPRYWEEHILQLREQAAALDEPLLAV
- a CDS encoding DUF4156 domain-containing protein encodes the protein MWNWRLSLLLGVALLTSACAWVKPTEQAREVRVAEAADVMNCRKVGTTTVSVLDNVAGVPRSYRTMSEELATLARNEAPNLDGDTVVPVGDIVNGQRTFDVYHCRPDPQGGAVTIPYQP